The following is a genomic window from Sciurus carolinensis chromosome 3, mSciCar1.2, whole genome shotgun sequence.
CTTTAGAGCTGGTTCTGGTTCAGGTCTGGACACCCTCGCGGTGGTTAAAGCTCTTCCCTTTCCCAGGGACCCTGAGAGGAGACAGGGTTTCAGAGCGCAGCAATCGGGCTTCCCTTCAACTCTAGCCCTTCGTTCTCCAGAGCTCGAGGGTTTTTAATTTTGCTGGTTGGTGAGCCAAGAGTTAAAACAAGAACTTGAAGGCGGGCTTCCGTGACGTCACTGGCACCCCGCCGCCGACCTCAGAGGTTGGGGCGTGGTTAAACATCGTgccgccccctccctccctgttcccccgcccctccccgctGTCACCCAGCCAAAGGCACATGATGCAACCCGCCGCAGTTTCCAGCTTGTGATTGGTGACCGCGCCCGGCTCCAGGCACGGGGATTGGGCGGAGGAGGCTGTGACGAAACGTGGACCCTGCCCTgtaaagaagggaggagagaaagaggagggaagggggggcccaagggggagggggctggggaggcggGGTCGGGAGCTGTGCTCGCGCCCCCAGCGCGCCAGTCCCGGGGCTGAAGGGAGCGCAGCGCGCGCCGCCGGGGGCCCCGGCCACCGGACGCCCTACCGGACACGACCCTCCCTGGAGCTTGGACAACTGCCCACCTCGACATTGCACCGGACACTGCCCCCCACAGGGCTGGACACTACAACGGACACTACTTCCCTGCTCCGGACATTGCTCCCTGTTCCCCCCAGGCCCTGGactccttcccccctcccctacAGGGGCCCAGACATTGAGCCCATTGCAGGCTCTAGCTAGCGTCCCCTTGCACCCTAGCCCTGGACATTGCTTCCTCCCTGACCCCCTCTCCCCACTCCAACCGCCTCATCTTTCTCCCGTTTGGGTCGGAGCCCCGCCAGTTTCTCCGATCCCCTGCTGCTTGGCCTCGGCTGCCCGGGCCCCCATCCCCCGTCTGCTCGCCCGGATGCCTCTCCCGGGGGGGTTGTGGGGGCTCCTCTGCTGCCGTCGAGGCTTCACTCTTCTGCACCGGGACTATGGTGACGGCGAGCTTAGCGGGGGACGGGGACGAGGACGAAGACGAGGAGACCTTTGAGCTACGGACCCCGAGTCCAGCGGGCGGCGGGAGGGTAAGTCCCTTGGGGGATTTGTAGCCTTGTCTCAATCACTCTCGCTACAACCGGCGGTCATGCCTGATCCCACTCCAGACTCCAGCCAAACGCCGCGCTCTTGGCAAACTGGGGATGTGGGAGAGATTCTTGCCTGGAGGCCAGAGCCCCCAGGAGCTCAAGGAGCAGTCCTACTTGGGATGTGCCTGTGGGCTAGCGCTACACACTGGGCGCTGTCCACCTGCTGGGGCCCTGGAGGCAAGGGAGGCGTCACGCGTGGCGCGGCGCGAcctggccctgcctctgcctctcccttccctgccGGGCTCGCGTCCCATCCCGTCTCCTTCCGCCTCCGCCAGCGCCAAAGAATGTGGCGAGGCCGGCTGAGCTGCTCGAACTCCTGGGTTCCCTCTGCTCCAAGTTGTTGAGCGCTGGGGCCAGATGCGGGAGCTCCTCCACCGGGACCTGGGCGAGGGGGAGAAGGCATCCTAGGATTGGGGTCCGCGGTGAGGACCCACGGACTGTGAGCTGGGGGCTGTGGCCCTTTGAGGATCTCTCGTCATTACCCTGCCACTCAGGACAGAACTTTCGGCCTTCCCTGGTGAGGCTCCTGGGAAATCCCTGAGGGGACAGTGGGGAACTCTTGGATGCTGGGTTTTTGTCAAATCTCCCCTTCGTGTAACTGAGGCAACACTGATGTGGCAGACCCTCCATCCCTGACTGCCCTTTTCCCATGCTACTATACCCTGGCAATCAAACTCGCATGTGCTGTGGCCTGGGTCAGATTCCCATCCCCCTCAGGGGGTCCCCAGCAGGCTCTGTGGCTCAGTGCCCGGGTGGGGCGGGGTGCTACTGGGGCCTGCGCCAGCACCTGGCGAGGCAGAGGGCAGATAAATATAgaggggggagaggagggaagcaggGGACTGCGTTACCCGGGTGAACCTAAGGGGGTGATCAGTACCTGTCCCTCTGGTGCTGCGGATGAAAGCTCTGCCCAGACCCTCCAGAAAATAGGTGAATGTATTCCAGGGAAGGCACAGGACTCAGGCGTCCCCAAGCTTCCAGTCTGGGCAGGGTCTGCTCTGTCAACCAAGCCATTGCCTCCCTCATACTCCAcctccaccccctcctcctcGCAGCTTAGGGACAGGTGTCCCTggtctcccttcccctcctcctccctcctggctctCTAGCCGTCTGGGCGCAGTGGGACCATGGCACAATTCCTGCGTGACTTGGCTTTGGGTTGGGTTTGAGGCCTCTCTCAGACCCAGTCTGCAGCTGAAGTTCCAGGAGAGCCAGTAAGGATGTGATGATTGAGAGAAGGGGCAAAATCTCAAACCACACCTGGCCTGGAAAGTGTGTGCTATTTTCAGCCTGGCCTGCCTGTCCTGAACCCCAGCAAAGAGGCAGGGTCTCTGCTCTCCTCTGAATCTCAGGAGTGTCTGTGGGCGAATGTACCAAGCTCTGAACTCCCTGCATTCATCTCTGTGCCCACCACCTGCCTTCCCCTGGCCAGCAAGGCAAAATGGGTGAAGGAAAAATGAGGAGGAAGGAGTGACTTCCAGGCTGCCAGAGAGAGAAGGGACTTGGTCCACCTCTGGTGTTTCAAAGATGGGAAGACTAAAGCACAGAAGTGGGAGGGGAGTTGGCACAGTGAGTTAGTGGTCTGGCCCGTATTAGACCCCAGGTCTCCTGACTCCCTGTCCAGGACTCTTCCACCCCACCTGACCCATTTCATCTTGAAAGGGTAATGGGAAAATGTGGGAGCTTTGACTTCTTAGCTGTTTCTGTAGAGCTTGTTTGCATAGACAGCAGGTATAGGGGCGATCTCGGAGCGGCTCCAGCTCATTCTGCCCAGTCACTAcccaactcttttatttcttcctcgaCCCCCTGAGCAGCACTATCCTAGAGCAGAAGTCACAGACATTGGGCAGGGAGGGCTCTGACACTGAGAGTTTCCTTGCCTATCTTTCCAGAGTCCCCTGGACGTGACGTTGACTCACCTGCGAGGAGCGGGGCAGTCTCCGACAGGTGAATCTCCCCTCTTCATTCataggttgttttgttttttaactttatgttattaattatgtgatgctaaggatcgaacccagtgctcacatatgctaggcaagtgctgtaccactgagcctcaaccccagccccattcttAGTTTTGAGACCCCAGCCGGTTCTCGGGGACCGCATCCTTGTGGTCTTCCCTCACCGGGTTGTGCAATAAGGGAGAGGCCCAACGCCACCGGACGCTGTGGTTTGGCTGGGGTCCCGGGGGGCGGTCCGGCTGGGGGCGTGGGGAGGAAGGTGGGGGGGTTCCAGCTATTTCTGGTGCAAGGTCAGAATGGCCCTGCGGTTCCCACAGCCTGGAGGAGGGGTGCCCAACTTAGGAGCAAGCACCCATCACAGCCTGGGGAGCCCCTACTGAGGAGCCCCCTGGAGGCGGAGTGGAGGTCCAGCAGCCTCACTCAACTCTTCATTTCTGACGCAGGCTCCAGAGCTGGGAGGAGACTTGGAGCCTCATTCCAGAAAAGAGTCTGGCGGAGGAGGACCCTGACGTCGTTGTGAAAGGTGGGGACTCCCTCAGTGCACTCTGGAGGCCCCCCTGTCGCAACCCTCCAGAGGATGGATAGTATCTCCTCGGGCTGATCCCTTTGCCCTCCTTCTATCCCAGGTTGGCTGTACCGCGAGCCCCGCGGAGGAGGGGCACGGCCATGGCTGCCCCCGCGCAGAGCCTGGTTTGTGCTCACTCGTGATTCTCTGGACCACTTCAGCAGCAGCGGGAAGGGCGCTCGGCGCCTCGGGAGTCTCGTGCTCACCAGCCTGTGCTCAGTGACTGGCCCAGAGCGCAAGCCCAAGGAGACCGGTGAGACTTCTTGAGAACCCTCCTACCTTCCTGGCAGGAGTGACAACTGGCCCTGATTGCCCTCCGCGGTCTCACTTTCCACCAGGTCTGTGGTCAGTGACTGTGTCTGGCCGGAAACACAGCGTCCGCCTCTGCTCCCCACGCCAGGCGGAGGCTGAGCGCTGGGGGGTGGCCTTGCGAGAAGTGATCTCTTCTAAGGCCCCACTAGAGACCCCCACCCAGCTATTGCTCAGGGACATACAGGTGAGAGAGAGAACTCCGCTAAGAGCCTAGAGGATGGTGAACCCGAAGCTTTCTGGGCACGGGAACTCCCTTCTCCATCAGGGTAACCCTTTTCCTGGCCTCTAGGAGAGTTGCGGGGATCCAGAGGCAGTGGCCCTCATCTACCGTCGGAACCCGATTCTGAGGCACACCAGTGGAGCCTTGTATGCCCCACTTCTGCCCCTGCCCTATGGAGTCAGTGCCCCTGGTGAGTAGTCCTGTGGCCCAGGTTCCTTGGATGGGATGGGGTAGATCATAGGTAAGAATCTGAATGCCTTAATTGGCAGGGACCTAAGAATCTTCAAGGGACCTACCCAGAACGATGCTTTTTAAAGGATGAAGGTGAAACTATAAGCTGACCAGGGTGGAAGAGAGGGAattcagaacagaaaaaaaagtcctGTGTGACCATTTCTCTAAAAGATCTCATTCTGACCATTGATGTTCCTTCAGGGATTTTTatcctttctcttctattttttaaattatactcttAAGATCATGTTATATTACCtttacaaataatagaaaaaaaaaaaaaaaaacacctcttaGGGAGAATGTGCTTGCCTCATTCAGCTATACCTCTCCCCAAAAGGGTGTAGTGACTAATCTGGGTGCTAAAGCTAGAGGATTTCTCCCAGTTACAGAATTTGGGGTTTAAACCTACTTTCCTTAGTTTTTCTCTCTATCATATTAACTCAAAGTCCAGGTTTAGGAGGGTAGAGAGAGAGGATTCTTGGGAGGCAGGGGTTGAGAGTTTGGCTTTGTGGGACCATTGCTTTCCCTTCACTCTTCCTGTCATTCGTACCCTCCCCTTCTTGCCACCCCTGTTCCCATTATACTCCTCTGACCTTCCCTTGGTTTGCACCTTTCTCCCAGGGTGCACCTCTGTGTCCCCTCTCCAAACCGTCCCTCCGCCCCCACCCTCCCGCAGGTCCAGGCTACGCACCCTTGCGAGAGGAGGCGGTGCGGCTGTTCCTTGCGCTCCAGGCATTGGAGGGGGCACGCCGCCCTGGGCCCCTGATGCAGGGTGTGCTCCAAACCTGCCGGGACCTGCCTGCACTCCGGGATGAACTCTTCCTGCAGCTGGCTAAGCAGACCTCAGGCCCTGCAGGTCCTCCTGGGCTCCCTGCTACCCAAGACCCTGCAACCCTGCGGTACTGGCAGCTCCTCACCTGTATGAGCTGCACCTTCCGGCCTGGGGGAGCTGTACGGGGTCACCTCCTGGGGCATTTGGAgaggtgagaggagaggagaagatgTAAGGCTAAGGCAAAGGAGTGACAGGGCTGGGAGAGAACTACAGGCTTTTGTAAGGGAGTTAACAGATGAGGAACCTAGATGAAGAGAAGGGATTTATCCCCTGCCTTTGTGCGAATTGCAAGATCATATCCCATTTGTGAGCAAAGGAATTACAATAAGGCACCCCCTTTGGGCAAAGGAATTATAAAAAGGCTGCTTTTCCTCGGTTATGCAGGCCAGCACCATGGTTTAGGAAAGCACAGCAATGTGGTCCAGTTTTGGATTTCAGCGGGGAGGAACATCAGGAGACTTTCGGAAGTGGGCGGGGACAGTTGGGAGAGAGCTGCCAGAAAATGGAAAGTGATTTAACTCCATGCGAAGCACCGGAGACAGTCTGCCTTCAAGGAACTTGAGTTGGAGAGGAGAAAATTGACTAGAAGAAATAAACCATTACTAcaagaaggggagagggagggatggaaggggaagtaagggaaggaggaaagcCCTTGGAGCACTGATCCTTGGATTCCTCTTAACACAGGACGGAGCAGGCACTCCCGGACTCGGAACTAGCGGAATATGCGCGCTTCATCCGGAAAGCGCTGGGCCGGACGCGAGGCCGAGAGCTGGTGCCATCACTGGCAGAGATTTCCGCACTAAGCCAACGACAGGAACTGTTGTGCACCGTGCACTGCCCCGGAGCTGGTGCCTGCCCTGTGGCCATTGACTCCCACACGACAGCGGGGGAGGTGAGGCCAAAGGCCCCCGGTTTCCCTAACCCTTCCTTCTAGgttcttgtacctggttttccttGATCCTGAGTTGACCGCTAGTCTCTGATTCCTTATTTCAATAAGTGGGTTAATGGTGGTGTCAGGACTAAGAGACGTATTTCCCAGAATAT
Proteins encoded in this region:
- the Plekhh3 gene encoding LOW QUALITY PROTEIN: pleckstrin homology domain-containing family H member 3 (The sequence of the model RefSeq protein was modified relative to this genomic sequence to represent the inferred CDS: inserted 1 base in 1 codon; deleted 1 base in 1 codon), which translates into the protein MPLPGGLWGLLCCRRGFTLLHRDYGDGELSGDGDEDEDEETFELRTPSPAGGGRSPLDVTLTXPARSGAVSDRLQSWEETWSLIPEKSLAEEDPDVVVKGWLYREPRGGGARPWLPPRRAWFVLTRDSLDHFSSSGKGARRLGSLVLTSLCSVTGPERKPKETGLWSVTVSGRKHSVRLCSPRQAEAERWGVALREVISSKAPLETPTQLLLRDIQESCGDPEAVALIYRRNPILRHTSGALYAPLLPLPYGVSAPGPGYAPLREEAVRLFLALQALEGARRPGPLMQGVLQTCRDLPALRDELFLQLAKQTSGPAGPPGLPATQDPATLRYWQLLTCMSCTFRPGGAVRGHLLGHLERTEQALPDSELAEYARFIRKALGRTRGRELVPSLAEISALSQRQELLCTVHCPGAGACPVAIDSHTTAGEVARELVGRLGLARSRNVFALYEQRGAQERALAGGTLVADVLTRFENLAAEEAGLEDSPDSGWRLCLRLHGPLHPEGLSPDSHELPFLFEQAHALLLRGRPPPPDDTLRALAALRLQSLHRDFSPRVPLPRLDRLLPPPTPPHEVPPRPTPRPPPSAALLAGALWSPSLAKRRAERARRGGACRTAGSAAREGGGGARTAAAVLGGWKRLRGMGRAEAMAAYLALAAQCPGFGAARYDVLELSTEPGGGAPQKLCLGLGAKAMSLSRPGETEPIHSVSYGHVAACQLMGPQTLALRVGESQLLLQSPQVEEIMQLVNAYLANPSPERPCGSSAPPCQDLSDTSPPSQHQGLDEPQGQSGCLGQLQD